From the genome of Flavobacterium luteolum, one region includes:
- a CDS encoding MFS transporter: protein MSKTSTKGIWKVISASSMGTMIEWYDFYIFGSLAVVISTKFFPSDNPTAAFLSTLATFAAGFVVRPFGALFFGRLGDIIGRKYTFMATLLLMGGSTFLIGCIPSYETIGFLAPLLVLILRLLQGLALGGEYGGAATYVAEHAPPGEKGYWTSWIQTTATVGLFISLMVILATKNILSPEAFDLWGWRVPFWVSIAMVGVSYLIRKNMDESPVFAKAKKEGTTSANPLKESFGNRYNLKFVLLALFGATMGQGVVWYTGQFYAMSFMKTVMNVDSSQVDELLGIALLIGTPFFIVFGWLSDKIGRKYIMMFGMLIAILSYRPIYKMMYDTTDVSKKTEILETPRIKTENNADGSSITITEKKYTDGTSVVEKKTYMHKKDAQTSISVTINSSDKWTLTFLVFIQVLFVTMVYGPIAAFLVEMFPTKIRYTSMSLPYHVGNGIFGGLLPAISTYFVSHAKTAGKTDFYLDGLWYPIIIAGICFVIGMIYIDNKNKTTHL from the coding sequence ATGAGCAAAACTTCTACTAAAGGCATTTGGAAAGTAATTTCGGCCTCTTCAATGGGCACCATGATCGAATGGTACGACTTTTACATTTTTGGCAGTTTGGCTGTCGTAATTTCAACAAAATTTTTTCCTAGCGACAATCCAACCGCAGCATTTTTATCTACTTTAGCCACATTTGCCGCTGGATTTGTAGTTCGGCCATTTGGAGCTTTATTTTTTGGAAGGCTTGGAGATATTATTGGCCGAAAATATACTTTTATGGCTACCTTATTATTAATGGGCGGTTCAACCTTTTTAATAGGCTGTATTCCAAGCTATGAAACAATTGGTTTTCTAGCTCCTTTATTGGTTTTGATTTTACGCTTACTTCAAGGTCTTGCTCTTGGAGGAGAATATGGCGGCGCCGCCACGTATGTTGCCGAGCATGCTCCACCGGGAGAAAAAGGATATTGGACTTCATGGATTCAGACTACTGCTACTGTTGGTTTATTTATTTCTCTGATGGTTATTCTAGCTACCAAAAATATACTTTCTCCTGAAGCTTTTGATCTTTGGGGATGGCGCGTTCCTTTTTGGGTTTCAATTGCTATGGTTGGAGTTTCATATCTGATTAGAAAAAATATGGATGAATCTCCTGTTTTTGCAAAGGCTAAAAAAGAGGGAACTACAAGTGCTAATCCGTTAAAGGAAAGTTTTGGAAACCGATACAATTTAAAATTTGTGCTTTTAGCATTGTTTGGAGCCACAATGGGTCAAGGTGTTGTCTGGTATACGGGACAATTTTATGCGATGAGCTTTATGAAAACAGTAATGAATGTCGATTCTTCGCAAGTTGATGAACTACTAGGAATTGCTCTTTTAATTGGAACCCCATTTTTTATTGTTTTTGGATGGCTTAGCGATAAGATTGGCCGTAAATATATAATGATGTTCGGAATGTTGATTGCTATACTATCATACAGACCTATTTACAAGATGATGTACGATACTACTGATGTAAGCAAGAAAACAGAGATTCTTGAAACTCCAAGAATAAAAACTGAAAACAATGCCGATGGAAGTTCGATCACAATTACAGAAAAAAAATATACAGACGGAACATCCGTGGTGGAGAAAAAAACGTACATGCACAAAAAAGATGCTCAAACTAGCATTTCAGTAACAATTAATTCAAGCGATAAATGGACGTTAACCTTCTTAGTTTTTATTCAAGTACTATTTGTAACAATGGTTTATGGCCCTATTGCAGCTTTCTTAGTCGAAATGTTTCCAACCAAAATTAGATATACTTCTATGTCATTGCCTTATCATGTTGGAAACGGAATTTTCGGAGGTTTACTTCCAGCTATTTCTACTTATTTTGTATCTCACGCCAAAACAGCTGGCAAAACCGATTTTTATCTCGATGGATTATGGTATCCGATTATTATTGCAGGAATCTGCTTTGTAATTGGAATGATTTATATTGACAACAAAAACAAAACTACTCACCTTTAA
- a CDS encoding alpha-amylase family glycosyl hydrolase encodes MKKTLLSIFLLMAVTVFAQPQTVTYSINPSTFEDTMPITITINGNSVNETSWGISTTNALYLWSWSFDVNDINQSDSPSNGTWTSSNEASKFTYNAVTDTYTKTITPSTYFARNGIGRIGFLVKTKDGTGDKKSQDIIVEVGSFQVTLTSPAENSTTIINSGSSFNITATNTGGAGSYTLKSNGVTINTNASTSSYSYTHTNVTGNQTYELIATQGATAVSKKFAVVVNPNTVSEAMPAGLEDGINYNSVDPTKATLVLDAPLKDFVYVAGSFNNWQPTSAYAMKKDPTSGKFWLELTGLVSGVNNTYQYWVLDTTPIANSPSMVKIADPYSTLVLSPYDDSSIPASKYPNMPVYPAGQNFEVTVLKTGQTLYNWQVTNFEKPEKEKLVVYEVLVRDFDASRSYQSLIDRIDYFKNLKINAIELMPVMEFEGNESWGYNTSFHMALDKFYGTSDKLKEFIDLCHQNGIAVILDVALNHAFGRNPMVRMWMNDPDGDGFGSPTAENPYFNTVAKHSYSVGEDFNHQSPKTQYYVNRVIKQWIQEYKIDGFRWDLTKGFTQLCTAGDNACTDAYKQDRVDILKKYADFSWAIDPTHYTIFEHLGTDTEEKEWANYRVTETPSKGVMMWGKMTKEYNQLSMGYASESNIYRMNSANRGFAANRLMGYAESHDEERLMYKNVQYGAVNGAYNVKTLNTALSRMSAIGAVSLLIPGPKMIWHFGELGMDDSIFSCNNGTVNDETPTISGDCKLDTKPQPQWTENWLGDSNRNKIYNDWAKMITLKKAEPVFSGTSTIPNTNSLTINIKITNSNLTSSQLKDVLILANFDTTAQNVATGFPYVGTWYNLMDNTTITVTDVNAGINLPAGEYRIYGNKVANLAIEDFEKGNSVNLYPNPVADYFTLNAGFVKVQIYSVSGQLVKSFNSKGVPDSQFGVSELQSGLYIVKASDENNKTQVMKFIKR; translated from the coding sequence ATGAAAAAAACTTTACTATCAATATTTTTATTGATGGCAGTGACCGTTTTTGCCCAGCCTCAAACAGTTACTTACTCAATAAATCCTTCTACTTTTGAAGATACGATGCCTATTACCATTACAATTAATGGCAATAGTGTTAATGAAACTTCATGGGGAATCAGTACCACTAATGCATTATATCTTTGGTCATGGTCTTTTGATGTAAATGATATTAATCAATCAGATAGTCCTTCTAATGGAACTTGGACTTCATCCAATGAAGCAAGTAAATTTACTTATAATGCAGTAACCGATACTTATACTAAAACAATTACCCCTTCTACTTATTTCGCAAGAAACGGAATAGGAAGAATTGGTTTTTTGGTTAAAACGAAAGACGGAACGGGCGATAAAAAGTCACAAGACATTATAGTTGAAGTCGGATCTTTTCAAGTAACATTAACTTCGCCAGCCGAAAACAGTACAACGATTATTAACTCTGGTTCAAGTTTTAATATTACAGCAACAAATACAGGTGGAGCTGGAAGCTACACTTTGAAATCCAACGGAGTAACAATCAATACAAACGCAAGTACTTCAAGTTATTCTTATACTCATACTAATGTTACAGGAAATCAGACTTATGAATTGATCGCAACTCAAGGAGCTACAGCCGTTTCTAAGAAATTTGCGGTGGTCGTAAATCCAAACACAGTTTCTGAAGCTATGCCAGCAGGTCTTGAGGACGGAATTAATTACAATTCTGTAGATCCTACAAAAGCAACTTTGGTTCTGGATGCACCATTAAAAGACTTTGTTTATGTTGCAGGAAGTTTCAATAATTGGCAGCCAACATCGGCATATGCAATGAAAAAGGATCCTACTTCGGGTAAGTTTTGGCTGGAATTAACTGGATTAGTTTCTGGTGTCAACAATACCTATCAATATTGGGTTTTAGACACTACGCCAATTGCCAATTCGCCATCAATGGTAAAAATTGCTGATCCATATTCTACATTAGTATTGTCTCCTTATGATGATTCTTCAATTCCTGCTTCAAAATATCCAAATATGCCCGTTTATCCAGCGGGACAAAATTTTGAAGTGACAGTTTTAAAAACAGGACAGACTCTATACAATTGGCAAGTAACCAATTTTGAAAAACCTGAAAAAGAGAAACTAGTAGTTTATGAAGTTTTGGTTCGTGATTTTGATGCGTCTAGAAGCTATCAAAGTTTAATTGATCGAATAGATTATTTTAAAAATCTAAAAATAAATGCAATCGAGTTAATGCCGGTAATGGAATTCGAAGGCAATGAAAGCTGGGGTTATAATACTTCATTCCATATGGCTTTGGATAAGTTCTACGGAACTTCGGATAAACTAAAAGAGTTTATTGATTTGTGCCATCAAAACGGAATTGCAGTAATTCTTGACGTTGCATTAAATCATGCCTTCGGAAGAAATCCGATGGTGAGAATGTGGATGAATGATCCTGATGGAGACGGTTTTGGATCGCCAACTGCCGAGAATCCTTATTTTAATACAGTAGCAAAACATAGTTATAGTGTAGGAGAAGATTTCAATCATCAATCACCAAAAACGCAGTATTATGTAAATCGAGTGATCAAACAATGGATTCAAGAGTATAAAATTGATGGTTTCCGTTGGGACTTAACAAAGGGATTTACACAATTATGTACAGCGGGCGATAATGCTTGCACCGATGCTTACAAACAAGATCGTGTTGATATTCTGAAAAAATATGCTGATTTTTCTTGGGCAATAGATCCAACGCATTATACCATTTTTGAACATTTAGGAACAGACACAGAAGAAAAAGAGTGGGCTAATTACAGAGTAACAGAAACACCAAGTAAAGGTGTTATGATGTGGGGAAAAATGACAAAAGAGTATAATCAATTGTCGATGGGATATGCTTCTGAAAGCAATATTTATAGAATGAATAGTGCAAATCGTGGTTTTGCTGCCAATCGTTTAATGGGTTATGCTGAAAGTCATGACGAAGAACGTTTGATGTATAAAAATGTACAGTATGGAGCTGTAAATGGTGCTTATAATGTAAAAACATTAAATACAGCTTTGTCTAGAATGTCGGCAATTGGTGCAGTTTCTTTATTGATTCCTGGCCCAAAAATGATCTGGCATTTTGGAGAATTGGGTATGGACGATTCTATATTTAGCTGTAATAACGGAACTGTAAATGATGAAACACCAACTATTTCTGGCGATTGTAAATTAGATACAAAACCACAACCGCAATGGACAGAAAACTGGTTAGGAGATTCTAATCGTAATAAAATTTATAACGATTGGGCTAAGATGATTACGCTTAAAAAAGCTGAGCCTGTTTTCTCTGGAACATCAACAATTCCAAATACTAATTCGTTAACAATAAATATCAAAATTACAAACAGCAATTTGACTTCTTCGCAACTAAAAGATGTTTTGATTTTAGCCAATTTTGATACTACAGCTCAAAATGTTGCAACTGGTTTTCCGTATGTAGGGACTTGGTATAATTTAATGGATAATACTACTATTACAGTAACAGATGTAAATGCTGGTATAAATCTTCCAGCAGGAGAATATAGAATTTACGGTAACAAAGTCGCAAATTTAGCTATAGAAGATTTTGAAAAGGGGAATTCTGTTAATCTCTATCCAAATCCAGTTGCAGATTATTTTACTTTAAATGCTGGTTTTGTAAAGGTTCAAATTTATTCTGTTTCAGGCCAGCTGGTCAAAAGTTTTAATTCTAAAGGCGTTCCAGATTCTCAATTTGGCGTAAGTGAATTGCAATCAGGATTGTACATTGTAAAAGCTTCTGACGAAAACAACAAAACTCAGGTGATGAAGTTTATTAAAAGATAA
- a CDS encoding DUF6814 family protein: MNAIKQVLGALWIALAAAAAYFCVFEFGLPKLLSDQQDDLVFGAIILFILTPLIVMGLGTFGYYSLIGEYNDTKRKNK; encoded by the coding sequence ATGAATGCGATTAAACAAGTTTTAGGGGCTTTATGGATTGCTTTAGCGGCTGCAGCGGCTTATTTCTGTGTCTTTGAATTTGGTTTGCCTAAACTGCTTTCGGACCAACAAGACGATCTGGTATTTGGTGCCATTATTTTATTTATACTTACACCGCTTATTGTTATGGGTTTAGGAACATTTGGATATTATTCTCTAATTGGAGAATACAACGATACGAAAAGAAAAAACAAATAA